The proteins below are encoded in one region of Pseudonocardia sp. DSM 110487:
- a CDS encoding metal-dependent hydrolase, whose product MNPPEDAPVPTSPAEDHAAVATVRQVSFDWSNTPLHWVKADDPFPGHLINVFHMLLPPLERWFIHDFRQILPRITDELLREQVRAFMGQEGVHAVAHTTALDHLQAQGMDCTTYMQRAEHVFSQILSDDTAPRALRNRWLEARIAAIAGLEHFTAVLGQWLLDAEELDAVGADPVMLDLLRWHGAEEVEHRAVAFDTYQHISGNYPLRQTVMMTLVFPSLMRLLIDGAAFLMLADPTVDEPTKRRYRGRLRDVQVLREWRRIATQGLLPRPKLLFGAIPEFLNPKYHPIEHGSTAQALAYLASSPAARAINGPPVEPKEIHEP is encoded by the coding sequence ATGAACCCGCCTGAAGACGCCCCGGTCCCCACCTCGCCGGCTGAGGACCACGCCGCGGTTGCCACCGTGCGCCAGGTCAGCTTCGACTGGTCGAACACCCCGCTGCACTGGGTCAAGGCCGACGATCCGTTCCCCGGCCACCTGATCAACGTGTTCCACATGCTGCTGCCCCCGCTGGAGCGCTGGTTCATCCACGACTTCCGGCAGATCCTGCCCCGGATCACCGACGAGCTGCTCCGCGAGCAGGTCCGCGCCTTCATGGGCCAAGAAGGCGTGCATGCCGTGGCCCACACCACCGCCTTGGACCACCTGCAGGCCCAAGGGATGGACTGCACGACCTACATGCAGCGCGCCGAGCACGTCTTCAGCCAGATCCTCAGCGACGACACCGCTCCGCGCGCCTTGCGCAACCGGTGGCTGGAGGCCCGGATCGCCGCCATCGCAGGTCTCGAGCACTTCACCGCGGTGCTGGGCCAATGGCTCCTGGATGCCGAGGAGCTGGATGCGGTCGGGGCCGATCCGGTCATGCTGGACCTGCTGCGCTGGCACGGCGCGGAAGAAGTCGAACACCGTGCGGTGGCCTTCGACACCTACCAGCACATCTCCGGCAACTACCCGCTCCGCCAGACCGTCATGATGACGCTGGTTTTCCCGAGCTTGATGAGGCTGCTGATCGACGGCGCGGCGTTCTTGATGCTGGCCGACCCCACCGTGGACGAGCCGACCAAACGCCGCTACCGCGGCAGGCTGCGTGACGTGCAGGTGCTGCGCGAGTGGCGCCGGATCGCCACCCAAGGGCTGCTGCCACGTCCGAAGTTGCTCTTCGGGGCCATCCCGGAGTTCCTCAACCCCAAGTACCACCCGATCGAGCACGGCTCCACCGCCCAGGCACTGGCGTATCTGGCGAGCTCGCCGGCGGCCCGGGCTATCAACGGCCCGCCGGTCGAGCCCAAGGAGATTCATGAGCCGTAA
- a CDS encoding SDR family oxidoreductase produces the protein MSRKAVFISGAARGIGRATAERFASAGYFVGLYDIDADGAAHAAKEIAATGEDTTTSGALDVADPAAWRARLEQFWSASGGRLDVLVNNAGILTTGDFAEVPLVRHTAIVEVNFRGMLNGCHTAFPYLKRTPGAVVVNVCSASAMYGVPGLATYSATKAAVRSMTEALDLEWSRQGIRVCDVLPTFVATDMGAVSMPGTRIKRLSGSLTAEQVAKAVFAAAEHRPRLPHPHRIVGRRTQATAVVNRLVPSWVTREMFNRLSR, from the coding sequence ATGAGCCGTAAGGCCGTCTTCATCAGCGGGGCCGCCCGCGGCATCGGCCGCGCCACCGCCGAGCGCTTCGCCTCCGCCGGCTATTTCGTCGGCCTGTACGACATCGACGCCGATGGCGCCGCCCACGCCGCCAAGGAGATCGCCGCCACCGGCGAGGACACCACCACCTCCGGCGCACTGGACGTGGCCGACCCCGCCGCCTGGCGGGCCCGCCTCGAGCAGTTCTGGTCCGCATCCGGCGGGCGGCTCGACGTGCTGGTCAACAACGCCGGCATCCTCACCACCGGCGACTTCGCCGAGGTGCCCCTGGTCCGGCATACCGCCATCGTGGAGGTCAACTTCAGAGGCATGCTCAACGGCTGCCACACCGCCTTCCCGTACCTGAAGCGCACCCCGGGCGCGGTCGTGGTCAACGTGTGCTCGGCCAGCGCCATGTACGGCGTACCGGGCCTGGCCACCTATTCGGCAACCAAGGCTGCGGTCCGCTCCATGACCGAGGCCCTGGACCTGGAATGGTCCCGTCAGGGCATCCGGGTGTGCGATGTTCTGCCGACCTTCGTGGCCACCGACATGGGTGCGGTGTCCATGCCCGGCACCCGCATCAAACGGCTCTCGGGCAGCCTGACGGCCGAGCAGGTGGCCAAGGCCGTGTTCGCCGCGGCCGAGCATCGGCCCCGACTGCCTCACCCCCACCGCATCGTCGGCCGCCGAACCCAGGCCACCGCAGTGGTCAACCGGCTGGTCCCCTCCTGGGTGACCCGCGAGATGTTCAACAGACTCTCCCGCTGA
- a CDS encoding nuclear transport factor 2 family protein, with protein sequence MLDTSHSAATTVARWRAAGEGGDVDAAVACLSQDVVLSSPLTEQFRFEGPDQLRDFLASAFTAVEDIRFHTETGQGDTYVLVYRARVGSQPFEEAQLLRLDDEAHIREITLFGRPMPALTALMISAGSELARRQGRRGVAALMRASATPVHAMVTFGDHRVVPLTRPGARPT encoded by the coding sequence GTGCTGGACACCTCACACTCCGCCGCCACGACCGTCGCCCGCTGGCGCGCCGCCGGGGAAGGCGGTGACGTCGACGCCGCGGTCGCGTGCCTGAGCCAGGACGTCGTGCTCAGCTCGCCGCTCACCGAGCAGTTCCGCTTCGAGGGACCTGACCAGCTGCGCGACTTCCTGGCCTCGGCGTTCACCGCGGTCGAGGACATCCGCTTCCACACCGAGACCGGCCAGGGCGACACGTACGTGCTGGTCTACCGAGCGCGGGTGGGATCCCAGCCGTTCGAGGAGGCGCAACTGCTGCGGCTCGACGACGAGGCACACATCAGGGAGATCACGCTCTTCGGGCGTCCGATGCCGGCCCTCACCGCCCTGATGATCAGCGCGGGGTCGGAGCTCGCCCGCCGGCAGGGCCGCCGGGGCGTCGCGGCGCTCATGCGCGCCAGCGCCACACCGGTGCACGCGATGGTCACCTTCGGGGACCATCGCGTGGTCCCCCTGACCCGGCCCGGAGCCAGGCCGACCTGA
- a CDS encoding oxidoreductase — MMPTTRPVALVTGASSGIGREAALALVEAGFDVVGTSRDTSRVTPLDEVTFLDLDVASDTSATAAVQQVIERFGRIDVLVNNAGIGSIGAAEETSLAQAQAVFDINVFGVMRMVKEVLPHMRARGRGRIINLSSVQGFIPAPYMAVYGASKHAIEGYSQSLDHEVRQYGIRALLVEPAYTRTGFEANSTQPDTPLQVYAQQRQIFGRVMAAAIKNGDDPAIVAKVIVTAATAPKPKLRYTAGTLAGRASTLRRFVPAWAFDSQIRKLNQLAG; from the coding sequence ATGATGCCGACGACCCGCCCGGTGGCACTCGTGACAGGCGCGTCTTCCGGCATCGGGAGGGAAGCCGCGCTCGCGCTGGTCGAAGCCGGTTTCGACGTGGTCGGCACCAGCCGCGACACCTCGCGCGTCACCCCGCTGGACGAGGTGACGTTCCTCGACCTCGACGTGGCCAGTGACACCTCGGCCACCGCCGCAGTCCAGCAGGTGATCGAGCGGTTCGGGCGGATCGACGTCCTGGTCAACAACGCCGGCATCGGCTCGATCGGCGCGGCCGAGGAAACCTCCCTCGCGCAGGCCCAAGCGGTCTTCGACATCAACGTCTTCGGAGTCATGCGCATGGTGAAGGAGGTCCTGCCGCACATGCGCGCCCGGGGACGCGGGCGCATCATCAACCTCTCGTCCGTACAGGGATTCATCCCCGCGCCCTACATGGCCGTCTACGGCGCCTCCAAACACGCGATCGAGGGCTACTCCCAGTCCCTGGACCACGAGGTCCGCCAGTACGGCATCCGGGCACTGCTCGTCGAACCCGCTTACACGAGGACCGGTTTCGAGGCCAACAGCACGCAGCCCGACACTCCGCTGCAGGTGTACGCGCAGCAGCGCCAGATCTTCGGCCGCGTGATGGCGGCCGCGATCAAGAACGGCGACGACCCCGCCATCGTCGCCAAGGTGATCGTCACGGCGGCGACGGCCCCGAAGCCGAAGCTGCGCTACACCGCCGGCACCCTGGCCGGACGCGCCAGCACACTGCGCCGCTTCGTTCCCGCCTGGGCCTTCGACAGTCAGATCCGCAAGCTCAACCAGCTCGCCGGCTGA
- a CDS encoding helix-turn-helix domain-containing protein: protein MTDPDPRPGIRMAEQPLGVRPCSLAGALEVLGERWSLLALREIGYGVHRFARIAGYTGVSRDILADRLRKLEAAGVVERRLYSEHPPRHEYHFTEAGRELFPVMLALSLWGDRWAVDTPALTRRHSCGQPLQVDLLCHHCGRPVTRDSVHAEPADA, encoded by the coding sequence ATGACCGATCCCGACCCGCGCCCCGGCATCCGGATGGCCGAGCAGCCCCTGGGGGTTCGTCCCTGCTCACTCGCCGGCGCTCTGGAGGTCCTCGGCGAGCGGTGGTCGCTCCTGGCCCTGCGCGAGATCGGCTACGGCGTGCACCGCTTCGCCCGTATCGCCGGCTACACCGGGGTGTCCCGCGACATCCTCGCCGACCGGCTCCGCAAGCTGGAGGCTGCCGGCGTCGTCGAACGCCGGCTGTACAGCGAACACCCGCCCCGCCACGAGTACCACTTCACCGAGGCAGGCCGGGAACTGTTCCCGGTCATGCTCGCTCTGTCCCTGTGGGGCGACAGGTGGGCGGTGGACACCCCGGCCCTCACCCGCCGGCATTCCTGCGGCCAGCCGCTCCAAGTCGACCTGCTCTGCCACCACTGCGGCCGGCCGGTCACTCGCGACAGCGTCCACGCCGAACCTGCCGACGCCTGA
- a CDS encoding phosphopantetheine-binding protein yields the protein MPGRGGEYSARAESATAENESSGVRTGTTAVVAAVWRELFGVPRVDPDDDFFALGGHSMLAVRMSSRLRTELGLRVPVRTIMENPTVDGLSQLLAEAVESATDSDSS from the coding sequence TTGCCGGGGCGGGGCGGCGAGTACTCCGCGAGGGCCGAGAGCGCCACCGCCGAGAACGAGTCCAGCGGCGTCCGAACCGGGACCACCGCCGTCGTCGCCGCGGTCTGGCGTGAGCTTTTCGGGGTGCCACGGGTCGACCCCGACGACGACTTCTTCGCCCTGGGCGGGCATTCGATGCTCGCGGTCCGGATGTCGTCCCGATTGCGGACCGAGCTGGGGCTGCGTGTTCCGGTGCGCACGATCATGGAGAACCCGACGGTGGACGGCCTCTCCCAGCTGCTGGCCGAGGCCGTCGAGTCCGCCACCGATTCGGACAGCAGCTGA
- a CDS encoding MFS transporter: protein MQESRTGGTGAGLHAGWNGRLVGLVAVLALVNFMVDSAITAPLLVLPEMLDHFATDQAAWLNASAMLAGVMWAPLLGKSADVHGKRKVLVLTLLVSGAGAVVCAVAPSIWVFVPGRLLQGAAVAAMFLAVAIVRDVFADRTAMVVVGVVTSGSAVLNIASRFLVERLAAEFGFQVLFVVAAVVAVAMAVCVVLVIPESRVRTPGRIDVAGALLLGSGLAGVLSYISLGSEFGWLAVGPLALLVAGAAALARWFLVSSRKPEPLIDVRNLGLPLVLTLLVLFLAAGSYQSVLQLIPLIADVSAGQQLGYGLADQGSVALLLALPAIGVTLGGPLSGLLAARIGPAVTLAGAVLLGLAGILGMFLGASQLPAALGSAFLLGLTVGALGTAGFNMAGSLAGPDRQGVVAGLVMVVIAIGSVVLNFVGAAVLTSTTAVVDGDTVNTAAGVFGCIVIAAVAFAAAAVLAVKLVRGSPSVRSESRS, encoded by the coding sequence ATGCAGGAGAGCAGAACCGGCGGCACCGGTGCCGGACTGCACGCGGGATGGAACGGGCGTCTCGTCGGCTTGGTCGCCGTCCTGGCCCTGGTGAACTTCATGGTCGACTCGGCGATCACCGCCCCGCTGCTCGTGCTCCCGGAGATGCTCGACCACTTCGCGACCGATCAGGCGGCGTGGCTCAACGCCAGCGCGATGCTGGCGGGAGTGATGTGGGCACCGCTGCTGGGAAAGAGCGCCGACGTCCACGGCAAGCGCAAGGTGCTCGTGCTGACGTTGCTCGTCAGCGGCGCGGGCGCCGTCGTGTGCGCCGTTGCCCCCAGCATCTGGGTGTTCGTGCCGGGACGCCTGTTGCAGGGCGCGGCCGTCGCCGCCATGTTTCTCGCCGTCGCGATCGTGCGTGACGTGTTCGCGGACCGCACCGCGATGGTCGTCGTGGGCGTCGTGACCTCCGGTTCCGCAGTGCTCAACATCGCTTCCAGGTTCCTCGTCGAGCGGCTGGCCGCGGAGTTCGGCTTCCAGGTCCTGTTCGTGGTCGCGGCCGTCGTCGCGGTCGCGATGGCGGTCTGCGTGGTCCTCGTCATCCCCGAATCCCGGGTCAGGACGCCGGGCCGGATCGATGTCGCAGGCGCGCTGCTCCTCGGCAGCGGGCTGGCCGGGGTGCTGAGCTACATCAGCCTCGGGTCGGAGTTCGGCTGGCTCGCGGTCGGTCCGCTGGCGCTCCTCGTCGCAGGCGCCGCGGCACTGGCCCGGTGGTTCCTGGTGTCGAGCCGCAAACCTGAACCCCTGATCGACGTCCGGAACCTCGGCCTACCGCTGGTGCTGACGCTCCTCGTCCTCTTCCTCGCCGCCGGTTCCTACCAGAGCGTGCTGCAGCTCATCCCGCTCATCGCCGACGTCTCGGCGGGCCAGCAGCTCGGCTACGGGCTCGCCGACCAGGGATCGGTGGCGCTGTTGCTCGCCCTGCCCGCGATCGGCGTCACTCTCGGGGGCCCGCTGTCCGGTCTGCTCGCGGCGCGCATCGGGCCGGCCGTGACGCTGGCCGGTGCCGTGCTGCTCGGGCTGGCGGGCATCCTCGGGATGTTCCTCGGGGCCTCCCAGCTGCCCGCCGCGCTCGGGTCCGCGTTCCTGCTGGGTCTCACGGTCGGAGCGCTCGGGACAGCCGGCTTCAACATGGCGGGCAGCCTGGCGGGCCCCGACCGGCAGGGCGTCGTGGCCGGCCTGGTGATGGTCGTGATCGCGATCGGTTCGGTGGTCCTGAACTTCGTGGGTGCGGCGGTACTCACGTCCACCACCGCCGTCGTCGACGGCGACACGGTGAACACCGCCGCGGGCGTCTTCGGCTGCATCGTGATCGCCGCCGTCGCGTTCGCGGCCGCCGCGGTGCTGGCCGTCAAGTTGGTGCGCGGATCGCCGTCGGTCCGCTCGGAGTCGAGGAGTTGA
- a CDS encoding TetR/AcrR family transcriptional regulator, with protein sequence MATPRSAWQTPGRRRRAETKRAAILDAAEELFVSSGYELTSVDAIAARAAVSKRTVYDHFGDKQSLFRSVVERVDDALLATVRTATQQELTDGRDLRDALLAFVQRLTTEAVPSSTYATFRCLNAQAASAPRLPDRSSEEPERILEERFAQLAADGELKVSDPRRAVQHFVALTMRLVIDAIDQDPAGAVSRSEIQEIITDGVDAFLRAYR encoded by the coding sequence GTGGCGACTCCGAGATCGGCCTGGCAGACACCGGGCCGGCGGCGGCGGGCCGAGACCAAGCGGGCAGCCATCCTCGACGCGGCCGAGGAGCTGTTCGTCTCCTCCGGATACGAGCTCACCAGCGTCGATGCCATCGCGGCGCGGGCCGCGGTGTCCAAACGCACCGTCTACGACCACTTCGGTGACAAGCAGTCCCTCTTTCGGAGCGTCGTCGAACGCGTCGACGACGCCTTGCTCGCGACCGTGCGCACAGCAACCCAGCAGGAGCTCACCGACGGGCGGGATCTGCGCGACGCCCTGCTCGCCTTCGTACAGCGGCTGACGACGGAAGCCGTCCCGTCGTCGACCTACGCGACCTTCCGGTGCCTGAATGCCCAAGCGGCGTCGGCGCCACGACTGCCGGACAGGTCGAGCGAGGAGCCCGAACGGATCCTGGAGGAGCGGTTCGCGCAGCTCGCGGCGGACGGCGAGCTCAAGGTGAGCGATCCGCGCCGTGCCGTGCAGCACTTCGTCGCCCTGACCATGCGCCTCGTCATCGATGCGATCGACCAGGATCCGGCGGGCGCTGTCAGCAGGTCGGAGATCCAGGAGATCATCACCGACGGCGTCGACGCGTTCCTCCGTGCCTACCGCTGA
- a CDS encoding cytochrome P450, which produces MAATNRPEPVNMERHRYGPGRTLVEHAAEERPTRIQTATGNPAWLVTRYEDVRLVLGDSHRFSSAGRSTAAPSANDGAGRAAPPVVDAASFMVGQDPPEHTRLRRMLTPEFTLRRIRALEPRVRSIVDEMIKAMEEEGPPVDLVQKFALPIPSLVICELLGVPYSDRQKFQHLSAVQLQVNVSPEERNEAFLDLRSYMSDLIAEHRRVPGDNLIGMLIREHDADISNDELVGIALLLLIAGHETTANTLGAAAALLLENPAQLAKFLDDPDRIDGTVEELLRFLTPLHSGIPRTVREDTIVGGQPMAVGDQVVASLPMANRDPSLVDSPDSFDVERKPTSHVAFGHGIHHCIGAPLARMEMRVALSALFESFPNLRLANDPKDISFRRLTAVHGVEELVLTW; this is translated from the coding sequence GTGGCAGCCACGAACCGACCCGAGCCCGTCAACATGGAACGACACCGCTACGGCCCCGGCCGCACCCTCGTCGAACACGCAGCGGAAGAGCGACCGACGCGGATCCAGACCGCGACCGGCAACCCCGCGTGGCTGGTGACCCGCTACGAGGACGTGCGCCTCGTGCTCGGCGACTCGCACCGGTTCAGCAGCGCAGGCAGATCGACCGCAGCCCCGTCGGCGAATGATGGTGCCGGCAGAGCAGCGCCACCAGTCGTGGACGCGGCGTCGTTCATGGTCGGCCAGGATCCGCCCGAACACACTCGCCTCCGTCGGATGCTGACCCCGGAGTTCACCCTGCGCCGCATTCGCGCGTTGGAGCCCCGGGTGCGATCCATCGTCGATGAGATGATCAAGGCCATGGAGGAGGAAGGTCCGCCGGTGGACCTCGTCCAGAAGTTCGCGCTCCCGATACCGTCACTGGTGATCTGCGAGTTGCTGGGTGTGCCGTACTCCGATCGGCAGAAGTTCCAGCACCTGTCGGCGGTTCAGCTGCAAGTGAACGTGTCCCCGGAGGAGCGGAACGAGGCGTTCCTCGACCTGCGCTCCTACATGTCCGACCTCATCGCAGAACACCGACGGGTGCCCGGCGACAACCTCATCGGGATGCTGATCCGGGAACACGATGCTGACATCAGCAACGACGAGCTCGTCGGCATCGCGCTGCTCCTGCTCATCGCCGGCCACGAGACGACGGCGAACACACTGGGCGCAGCCGCCGCGCTCCTGCTCGAGAACCCGGCGCAGCTCGCGAAGTTCCTCGACGATCCCGATCGCATCGACGGCACCGTCGAGGAGCTGCTCCGCTTCCTCACGCCACTGCACTCAGGTATCCCCCGAACGGTTCGGGAAGACACCATCGTCGGCGGACAGCCGATGGCCGTCGGCGATCAGGTCGTGGCGTCCTTGCCGATGGCCAACCGGGACCCATCGCTCGTCGACTCCCCCGACAGCTTCGACGTCGAACGCAAGCCGACGTCGCACGTCGCCTTCGGCCATGGGATCCACCACTGCATCGGCGCACCCTTGGCCCGGATGGAGATGCGCGTTGCCCTGTCGGCGCTGTTCGAATCCTTCCCGAACCTTCGCCTGGCGAACGACCCGAAGGACATCTCCTTCCGGCGCCTGACTGCCGTACACGGCGTCGAGGAACTCGTTCTCACGTGGTGA
- a CDS encoding MFS transporter: MTEFAESRTSTQKGPRGFIAALSAANLGVFLATTTPLVVTLAFKIDHISDSPEDATANLALVISVGAMVGLIVSPLAGRLSDRTTSAWGMRRPWILGGAVVTLAGLWVVGIATSVWVVLLAWCVVQGASNAALAAASATLPEHVPRHHRGLASGMIGAATPVGVLVGVTIVNFLDDDALRFIVPAVIGSVLTVWFVFTLKDHVLPEKPSTGLSLRQIFGSFVFNPAKHPDFAWTWAAHFVVMFGYGSIASYLPYYLRDRFGFDEQAALATILLANAITFATMIVSSLAGGFLSDRFRKRRLFVALAGIIIAIGLALLATAPNITTVLISHAIIGVGAGSFFSVALALATDVLPDTDETAKDLGLLNAAASLPQSIAPATAPVIIAFGAATPLGGYTFYYLVCAVLALTAAAMIYRVKRTT, translated from the coding sequence GTGACCGAGTTCGCGGAATCTCGCACCTCTACCCAGAAGGGTCCACGCGGTTTCATCGCAGCTCTCTCCGCTGCCAATCTCGGCGTCTTCCTCGCGACCACGACGCCGCTCGTCGTCACCCTCGCATTCAAGATCGATCACATCTCGGATTCCCCCGAGGACGCGACCGCGAATTTGGCGCTCGTCATCAGTGTCGGAGCAATGGTCGGCCTCATCGTCAGCCCGCTCGCCGGACGGCTGTCCGATCGCACGACCTCGGCCTGGGGGATGCGCCGCCCCTGGATCCTCGGCGGAGCCGTCGTGACACTGGCCGGCCTCTGGGTGGTCGGCATCGCAACATCGGTATGGGTCGTCCTCCTCGCATGGTGCGTCGTCCAGGGTGCAAGCAACGCAGCCTTGGCCGCCGCCAGCGCGACCCTGCCCGAACATGTCCCTCGCCACCATCGCGGCCTGGCGTCCGGCATGATCGGCGCCGCGACGCCTGTCGGCGTCCTCGTCGGTGTCACGATCGTGAACTTCCTCGATGACGATGCGTTGCGCTTCATCGTGCCGGCGGTCATCGGAAGCGTACTGACCGTCTGGTTCGTCTTCACCCTCAAAGATCACGTTCTGCCCGAGAAGCCATCGACCGGCCTGAGCCTTCGGCAGATCTTCGGCTCGTTCGTGTTCAATCCGGCCAAGCATCCCGACTTCGCCTGGACCTGGGCGGCGCATTTTGTCGTCATGTTCGGCTACGGAAGCATCGCCAGCTACCTCCCGTACTACCTCAGAGACCGGTTCGGCTTCGACGAGCAGGCTGCGCTCGCGACGATCCTCCTCGCGAACGCCATCACTTTCGCCACGATGATCGTCTCCAGCCTGGCCGGGGGTTTCCTCTCTGACAGATTCCGCAAGCGCCGACTGTTCGTCGCGCTGGCCGGAATCATCATCGCCATCGGCCTGGCATTGCTCGCAACTGCCCCGAACATCACCACGGTGCTGATCTCCCACGCGATCATCGGTGTCGGTGCCGGGTCCTTCTTCTCCGTGGCACTCGCACTGGCGACGGACGTGCTCCCGGACACCGACGAAACCGCGAAGGATCTCGGCCTGCTGAACGCTGCCGCGTCTCTGCCACAGTCGATCGCGCCCGCGACCGCGCCCGTGATCATCGCGTTCGGAGCGGCGACGCCACTCGGTGGCTACACGTTCTACTACCTGGTCTGCGCCGTGTTGGCACTCACTGCCGCAGCAATGATCTACCGCGTGAAAAGAACCACATGA
- a CDS encoding FAD-dependent oxidoreductase, which yields MKAGARTRPVKVLVCGAGIAGQALAYWLARSGHRVLVVERFPALRATGAQVDLRGQGIEALKRMGLLDAVRAKLVDEAGVAFVNERGKPRATIMANTSGRGRQTLTSEYEIMRGDLVRILNDATKDDVEYVFGVSVERIEQDEEKVVAHLSDGSSDEYDLLVGTDGQGSRIRRAVLPDGAPEPYWRVGMHMSYWFVPRIASDSNIRDTYLAPGGRQIMRRSHNPTETQVYFVLREASAEASAVHREPVETQKMFWAEKFRDAGWQTERFIEGMQTTASFYSQEVLQVRTDTWSKGRVVLAGDAAHCASPYSGMGVSGGLVGAYVLAGEIARHPDDLPTAFKNYDVVLRPFVDKIQAEVKPRLLALGLPKSRLAINAFLTVSGLATSLHIPDIAARFASEDRGGAWELPESSPPVRPAAP from the coding sequence ATGAAAGCCGGAGCGAGAACTCGCCCCGTCAAGGTCCTCGTCTGCGGCGCCGGGATCGCAGGGCAGGCGCTGGCCTACTGGCTCGCGCGGAGCGGTCATCGCGTGCTCGTCGTCGAACGCTTCCCGGCGCTGCGCGCCACGGGCGCCCAGGTCGACCTCCGCGGTCAGGGCATCGAGGCGCTGAAGCGGATGGGACTGCTCGACGCGGTCAGGGCCAAGCTCGTCGACGAGGCGGGAGTCGCCTTCGTCAACGAGCGCGGCAAGCCGCGAGCGACGATCATGGCCAACACCTCGGGCCGCGGCCGCCAGACCCTCACCTCCGAGTACGAGATCATGCGCGGAGATCTGGTGCGCATCCTCAACGACGCGACCAAGGACGACGTCGAGTACGTCTTCGGCGTCAGCGTGGAACGCATCGAGCAGGACGAGGAGAAGGTCGTCGCCCATCTCTCGGACGGCTCGTCCGACGAGTACGACCTCTTGGTCGGGACGGACGGACAAGGGTCGCGCATCCGCCGCGCCGTCCTGCCCGATGGCGCGCCCGAGCCCTACTGGCGCGTCGGTATGCACATGTCGTACTGGTTCGTTCCGCGCATCGCGTCGGACAGCAACATCCGGGACACCTATCTCGCCCCGGGTGGCCGGCAGATCATGCGCAGGAGCCACAACCCGACCGAGACGCAGGTGTACTTCGTGCTGAGGGAGGCCTCCGCGGAGGCCTCAGCCGTGCACCGGGAGCCTGTCGAGACCCAGAAGATGTTCTGGGCCGAGAAGTTCCGGGACGCGGGCTGGCAGACCGAGCGGTTCATCGAAGGGATGCAGACGACCGCCAGCTTCTACTCCCAGGAGGTCCTGCAGGTCCGCACCGACACCTGGTCCAAGGGCCGGGTGGTCCTGGCCGGGGACGCTGCGCACTGCGCTTCCCCCTACAGCGGCATGGGAGTCTCCGGTGGCCTGGTCGGCGCGTACGTCCTGGCCGGCGAGATCGCTAGGCACCCCGACGACCTGCCGACGGCGTTCAAGAACTACGACGTCGTTCTCCGGCCGTTCGTCGACAAGATCCAGGCCGAGGTGAAACCACGGCTGCTGGCACTGGGCCTGCCCAAGAGCCGACTGGCGATCAATGCCTTTCTCACCGTGTCGGGCCTGGCCACATCGCTGCACATCCCCGATATCGCCGCGCGATTCGCGTCGGAGGACAGAGGCGGCGCATGGGAGTTGCCCGAAAGTAGCCCTCCGGTTCGACCCGCTGCTCCCTGA
- a CDS encoding TetR/AcrR family transcriptional regulator C-terminal domain-containing protein: MPRPPKLDRATVVGEALDLLDEVGLSAVSTRALAKRLGVEQPSLYWHFRKKEDLLGAMAEAAMAPHSEAPLPTSADDWRAWFLENTRSFRRTLLLRRDGARLHAGSFPGEADLARLAAKMAFLTASGVPERAAQMAMLTASRFTVGSVLEEQSDMGQAPGADRMPDVPQIDHQSAFEAGMALILSGLVQQVERQRCAVRRLV; encoded by the coding sequence GTGCCCAGACCTCCGAAACTCGACCGTGCGACCGTCGTCGGCGAAGCGCTCGATCTGCTCGACGAGGTCGGCCTCAGTGCCGTGAGCACGCGGGCACTGGCGAAGCGGCTCGGCGTCGAGCAGCCGTCGCTGTACTGGCACTTCCGCAAGAAGGAGGACCTGCTGGGCGCGATGGCCGAGGCCGCGATGGCCCCGCACTCGGAGGCACCGCTGCCCACCTCCGCCGACGACTGGCGCGCATGGTTCCTGGAGAACACGCGCAGCTTCCGGCGGACGCTGTTGCTGCGCCGCGATGGCGCACGGCTCCACGCCGGGTCGTTCCCCGGCGAGGCAGATCTCGCCAGGCTCGCCGCGAAGATGGCGTTCCTGACCGCGTCCGGTGTACCGGAGCGCGCCGCCCAGATGGCGATGCTGACCGCGAGCCGATTCACCGTCGGCAGCGTCCTGGAGGAGCAGAGCGATATGGGTCAGGCCCCCGGCGCCGACCGGATGCCCGACGTCCCACAGATCGACCACCAGTCGGCGTTCGAGGCCGGCATGGCGCTCATCCTGTCCGGGCTGGTGCAACAGGTCGAGCGGCAGCGGTGTGCCGTTCGACGGCTCGTGTGA